A single Brassica rapa cultivar Chiifu-401-42 chromosome A04, CAAS_Brap_v3.01, whole genome shotgun sequence DNA region contains:
- the LOC103863196 gene encoding uncharacterized protein LOC103863196 isoform X1, with translation MVLVHFMIRFTKIILLSFVDMELELPKRLYAEGLKPQVKKINNCCRMELIRDLKKAMSAEYNDVKIDPVFKHIMAIADNKLGFSGKLVDSFLGKQLITSKMHEKWFVFARMPLQFSLQEYHAVTGLKVSRESSSDVVTWKNDGGFWSNLLRSGDKITLKSIRKVHLKEVHKWTRIDRMRLIYLCVIMGVVMGRDEKVNIPYMYIKLVMDLDKLQKFHWSLHSYDFLLSSIEKARKKLGKKDSYIFEGFSYALQIWIMEAIPDFGEICGRHVSCSFIGPRCGNWKGVANVSYEDIIELEDSLTKKGDLFSVISVTGNGDMFQHVDYTRKGEMEDERVDLLQDRIRQKFDWSST, from the exons ATGGTTTTGGTTCATTTCATGATTCGTTTCACTAAAATCATTTTGTTGTCTTTTGTAGATATGGAGTTAGAGCTACCTAAGCGACTGTATGCAGAGGGTTTGAAACCTCAGGTCAAGAAGATCAACAATTGCTGCCGCATGGAACTTATCAGGGATCTGAAGAAAGCCATGTCTGCAGAGTACAATGATGTGAAGATAGATCCTGTTTTCAAACATATCATGGCTATTGCGGATAACAAGCTCGGTTTTTCAGGAAAATTGGTGGATAGTTTCTTGGGTAAGCAGCTGATTACCTCGAAGATGCATGAGAAGTGGTTTGTCTTTGCGAGGATGCCTCTCCAGTTTTCGCTTCAGGAGTACCATGCTGTGACAGGCCTCAAAGTTTCTCGGGAAAGCAGCAGTGACGTAGTAACATGGAAAAATGACGGGGGGTTTTGGAGTAACCTACTAAGGTCTGGTGATAAGATCACCTTGAAGTCGATCCGAAAGGTGCATCTAAAAGAAGTTCACAAGTGGACACGGATTGATAGAATGAGGTTGATCTACCTGTGTGTGATAATGGGTGTGGTGATGGGGAGAGATGAGAAGGTGAACATCCCTTATATGTACATCAAGTTGGTGATGGATCTTGACAAGCTCCAGAAGTTCCATTGGAGTCTTCACTCGTATGACTTCCTGCTAAGTTCCATTGAGAAGGCTAGGAAGAAGTTGGGTAAGAAGGACAGCTACATTTTTGAGGGTTTCTCATATGCTCTCCAGATTTGGATTATGGAAGCAATTCCTGATTTTGGAGAAATATGTGGGAGACACGTCTCTTGCAGCTTCATCGGTCCAAGGTGTGGCAATTGGAAAGGAGTTGCAAACGTTTCTTACGAAGACATCATTGAGCTTGAGGACTCCTTAACTAAGAAG GGTGACTTGTTCTCGGTTATTTCAGTGACTGGTAATGGTGATATGTTTCAGCATGTTGACTATACAAGGAAGGGTGAGATGGAAGATGAACGAGTGGACCTTCTTCAAGATAGGATCAGACAGAAGTTTGATTGGAGCTCCACATAA
- the LOC103863196 gene encoding uncharacterized protein LOC103863196 isoform X2 gives MELELPKRLYAEGLKPQVKKINNCCRMELIRDLKKAMSAEYNDVKIDPVFKHIMAIADNKLGFSGKLVDSFLGKQLITSKMHEKWFVFARMPLQFSLQEYHAVTGLKVSRESSSDVVTWKNDGGFWSNLLRSGDKITLKSIRKVHLKEVHKWTRIDRMRLIYLCVIMGVVMGRDEKVNIPYMYIKLVMDLDKLQKFHWSLHSYDFLLSSIEKARKKLGKKDSYIFEGFSYALQIWIMEAIPDFGEICGRHVSCSFIGPRCGNWKGVANVSYEDIIELEDSLTKKGDLFSVISVTGNGDMFQHVDYTRKGEMEDERVDLLQDRIRQKFDWSST, from the exons ATGGAGTTAGAGCTACCTAAGCGACTGTATGCAGAGGGTTTGAAACCTCAGGTCAAGAAGATCAACAATTGCTGCCGCATGGAACTTATCAGGGATCTGAAGAAAGCCATGTCTGCAGAGTACAATGATGTGAAGATAGATCCTGTTTTCAAACATATCATGGCTATTGCGGATAACAAGCTCGGTTTTTCAGGAAAATTGGTGGATAGTTTCTTGGGTAAGCAGCTGATTACCTCGAAGATGCATGAGAAGTGGTTTGTCTTTGCGAGGATGCCTCTCCAGTTTTCGCTTCAGGAGTACCATGCTGTGACAGGCCTCAAAGTTTCTCGGGAAAGCAGCAGTGACGTAGTAACATGGAAAAATGACGGGGGGTTTTGGAGTAACCTACTAAGGTCTGGTGATAAGATCACCTTGAAGTCGATCCGAAAGGTGCATCTAAAAGAAGTTCACAAGTGGACACGGATTGATAGAATGAGGTTGATCTACCTGTGTGTGATAATGGGTGTGGTGATGGGGAGAGATGAGAAGGTGAACATCCCTTATATGTACATCAAGTTGGTGATGGATCTTGACAAGCTCCAGAAGTTCCATTGGAGTCTTCACTCGTATGACTTCCTGCTAAGTTCCATTGAGAAGGCTAGGAAGAAGTTGGGTAAGAAGGACAGCTACATTTTTGAGGGTTTCTCATATGCTCTCCAGATTTGGATTATGGAAGCAATTCCTGATTTTGGAGAAATATGTGGGAGACACGTCTCTTGCAGCTTCATCGGTCCAAGGTGTGGCAATTGGAAAGGAGTTGCAAACGTTTCTTACGAAGACATCATTGAGCTTGAGGACTCCTTAACTAAGAAG GGTGACTTGTTCTCGGTTATTTCAGTGACTGGTAATGGTGATATGTTTCAGCATGTTGACTATACAAGGAAGGGTGAGATGGAAGATGAACGAGTGGACCTTCTTCAAGATAGGATCAGACAGAAGTTTGATTGGAGCTCCACATAA